The Zingiber officinale cultivar Zhangliang chromosome 10A, Zo_v1.1, whole genome shotgun sequence genome contains a region encoding:
- the LOC122026314 gene encoding putative B3 domain-containing protein Os04g0346900 isoform X3 encodes MGRRAQAHKHRDGRRGRRGRGRRRSVLKVLCPDSLRKLAIPRDFMKYIETKMEFRKAILISPLVKLWHIVIERPDKSNTMFFGSGWEKFVQAHSLGNGKMVGFRYEGNMVFTVKSALPEQTVAPSSARHSSTARVHNSSRHEQMVPAPSSSRVPSDSEESMTGTKRRRTLNTAAQDELPNTRGCSQASEPNLKWEVVVTTRSLGSLNIPKRFTCLDQFSREKGEVSVTDSRGRKWPIRLTHRTESALGRGLRLMAQENNVEEGDVCIFEVTSDKLIRLQVEKKPQRKKF; translated from the exons ATGGGTCGCCGAGCACAAGCTCACAAGCATCG TGACGGGCGCAGAGGGCGCAGGGGACGCGGGCGCAGAAGATCCGTTCTCAAAGTTCTGTGCCCTGATTCTTTGCGGAAGCTG GCAATCCCCCGTGATTTCATGAAGTACATCGAAACGAAAATGGAGTTTAGAAAGGCCATCTTGATAAGTCCCCTCGTCAAGCTCTGGCACATCGTCATTGAGCGACCAGATAAATCTAACACCATGTTCTTTGGCAGTGGCTGGGAAAAATTCGTGCAGGCACACAGTCTGGGAAATGGCAAAATGGTCGGTTTTCGTTACGAAGGCAATATGGTCTTCACAGTCAAG AGTGCTCTGCCTGAGCAAACTGTGGCACCTTCGTCTGCACGGCACAGTAGCACTGCTCGTGTGCATAACAGTTCTCGGCATGAGCAAATGGTACCGGCACCTTCATCTTCGCGTGTTCCGAGTGATTCTGAGGAATCAATGACTGGAACAAAGAGGAGGAGAACACTCAATACAGCAGCACAGGATGAATTGCCAAATACAAGGGGATGCAGCCAGGCGAGCGAGCCAAATCTCAAGTGGGAAGTGGTAGTTACAACTCGTTCGTTAGGAAGCCTT AATATCCCGAAAAGATTTACGTGCTTGGATCAGTTCTCGAGGGAGAAAGGTGAGGTTAGCGTGACAGATAGTAGAGGAAGAAAATGGCCGATCCGGCTCACCCACAGGACTGAGAGTGCATTAGGGAGAGGATTGCGTCTGATGGCGCAGGAGAACAACGTGGAAGAAGGTGATGTGTGCATCTTTGAGGTTACCTCTGATAAACTAATCCGACTCCAGGTCGAGAAAAAACCCCAGCGTAAGAAATTCTGA
- the LOC122026314 gene encoding putative B3 domain-containing protein Os04g0346900 isoform X2, with protein sequence MGRRAQAHKHRDGRRGRRGRGRRRSVLKVLCPDSLRKLAIPRDFMKYIETKMEFRKAILISPLVKLWHIVIERPDKSNTMFFGSGWEKFVQAHSLGNGKMVGFRYEGNMVFTVKVSLCGNCRARSSNTNTASVPQSALPEQTVAPSSARHSSTARVHNSSRHEQMVPAPSSSRVPSDSEESMTGTKRRRTLNTAAQDELPNTRGCSQASEPNLKWEVNIPKRFTCLDQFSREKGEVSVTDSRGRKWPIRLTHRTESALGRGLRLMAQENNVEEGDVCIFEVTSDKLIRLQVEKKPQRKKF encoded by the exons ATGGGTCGCCGAGCACAAGCTCACAAGCATCG TGACGGGCGCAGAGGGCGCAGGGGACGCGGGCGCAGAAGATCCGTTCTCAAAGTTCTGTGCCCTGATTCTTTGCGGAAGCTG GCAATCCCCCGTGATTTCATGAAGTACATCGAAACGAAAATGGAGTTTAGAAAGGCCATCTTGATAAGTCCCCTCGTCAAGCTCTGGCACATCGTCATTGAGCGACCAGATAAATCTAACACCATGTTCTTTGGCAGTGGCTGGGAAAAATTCGTGCAGGCACACAGTCTGGGAAATGGCAAAATGGTCGGTTTTCGTTACGAAGGCAATATGGTCTTCACAGTCAAGGTATCCCTCTGTGGCAACTGTCGTGCACGGTCCAGTAATACTAATACTGCCAGTGTGCCTCAGAGTGCTCTGCCTGAGCAAACTGTGGCACCTTCGTCTGCACGGCACAGTAGCACTGCTCGTGTGCATAACAGTTCTCGGCATGAGCAAATGGTACCGGCACCTTCATCTTCGCGTGTTCCGAGTGATTCTGAGGAATCAATGACTGGAACAAAGAGGAGGAGAACACTCAATACAGCAGCACAGGATGAATTGCCAAATACAAGGGGATGCAGCCAGGCGAGCGAGCCAAATCTCAAGTGGGAAGTG AATATCCCGAAAAGATTTACGTGCTTGGATCAGTTCTCGAGGGAGAAAGGTGAGGTTAGCGTGACAGATAGTAGAGGAAGAAAATGGCCGATCCGGCTCACCCACAGGACTGAGAGTGCATTAGGGAGAGGATTGCGTCTGATGGCGCAGGAGAACAACGTGGAAGAAGGTGATGTGTGCATCTTTGAGGTTACCTCTGATAAACTAATCCGACTCCAGGTCGAGAAAAAACCCCAGCGTAAGAAATTCTGA
- the LOC122026314 gene encoding putative B3 domain-containing protein Os04g0346900 isoform X1, with product MGRRAQAHKHRDGRRGRRGRGRRRSVLKVLCPDSLRKLAIPRDFMKYIETKMEFRKAILISPLVKLWHIVIERPDKSNTMFFGSGWEKFVQAHSLGNGKMVGFRYEGNMVFTVKVSLCGNCRARSSNTNTASVPQSALPEQTVAPSSARHSSTARVHNSSRHEQMVPAPSSSRVPSDSEESMTGTKRRRTLNTAAQDELPNTRGCSQASEPNLKWEVVVTTRSLGSLNIPKRFTCLDQFSREKGEVSVTDSRGRKWPIRLTHRTESALGRGLRLMAQENNVEEGDVCIFEVTSDKLIRLQVEKKPQRKKF from the exons ATGGGTCGCCGAGCACAAGCTCACAAGCATCG TGACGGGCGCAGAGGGCGCAGGGGACGCGGGCGCAGAAGATCCGTTCTCAAAGTTCTGTGCCCTGATTCTTTGCGGAAGCTG GCAATCCCCCGTGATTTCATGAAGTACATCGAAACGAAAATGGAGTTTAGAAAGGCCATCTTGATAAGTCCCCTCGTCAAGCTCTGGCACATCGTCATTGAGCGACCAGATAAATCTAACACCATGTTCTTTGGCAGTGGCTGGGAAAAATTCGTGCAGGCACACAGTCTGGGAAATGGCAAAATGGTCGGTTTTCGTTACGAAGGCAATATGGTCTTCACAGTCAAGGTATCCCTCTGTGGCAACTGTCGTGCACGGTCCAGTAATACTAATACTGCCAGTGTGCCTCAGAGTGCTCTGCCTGAGCAAACTGTGGCACCTTCGTCTGCACGGCACAGTAGCACTGCTCGTGTGCATAACAGTTCTCGGCATGAGCAAATGGTACCGGCACCTTCATCTTCGCGTGTTCCGAGTGATTCTGAGGAATCAATGACTGGAACAAAGAGGAGGAGAACACTCAATACAGCAGCACAGGATGAATTGCCAAATACAAGGGGATGCAGCCAGGCGAGCGAGCCAAATCTCAAGTGGGAAGTGGTAGTTACAACTCGTTCGTTAGGAAGCCTT AATATCCCGAAAAGATTTACGTGCTTGGATCAGTTCTCGAGGGAGAAAGGTGAGGTTAGCGTGACAGATAGTAGAGGAAGAAAATGGCCGATCCGGCTCACCCACAGGACTGAGAGTGCATTAGGGAGAGGATTGCGTCTGATGGCGCAGGAGAACAACGTGGAAGAAGGTGATGTGTGCATCTTTGAGGTTACCTCTGATAAACTAATCCGACTCCAGGTCGAGAAAAAACCCCAGCGTAAGAAATTCTGA
- the LOC122027830 gene encoding putative B3 domain-containing protein Os04g0346900, with amino-acid sequence MSVEMSQPGKITRPQFFILLCPVSLQKLTIPHDFMKYIETNRTLRKAILLSPLVKFWHVVVERHDKSSTMSFGRGWSKFVEEHNLQEGNMVTFRYEGNMLFAVKIFLENGCRRYTNTASVPKRALYEQTSASSSSCVPSDDSANSEESMTGANTRKRTLETEAQDELPNTREYSQASESILKWEVVVTSRLLSSGRINIPKRLMCLDQFSREKGEVIVTDRRGRKWPIRLTHRTESGLGRGWRLLAQENNVEEGDVCIFEFVSDKLIRVQVEKKR; translated from the exons ATGTCGGTAGAAATGAGCCAACCTGGCAAAATTACGAGGCCACAGTTCTTCATACTTTTGTGCCCTGTTTCTTTGCAAAAGCTG ACAATTCCTCATGATTTCATGAAGTACATTGAAACGAACAGGACACTTAGAAAGGCCATCTTGTTAAGTCCCCTCGTCAAGTTTTGGCATGTCGTCGTCGAGCGACACGATAAATCCAGCACCATGTCTTTTGGTCGAGGATGGTCCAAGTTCGTTGAGGAACACAATCTGCAAGAGGGTAACATGGTCACATTTAGGTATGAAGGAAATATGTTGTTCGCCGTCAAGATATTCCTCGAAAACGGCTGTCGTCGGTACACTAACACTGCTAGTGTCCCTAAGCGTGCTCTGTACGAGCAAACATCGGCATCTTCGTCTTCGTGTGTTCCGAGTGATGATTCCGCGA ATTCTGAGGAATCAATGACCGGAGCAAATACGAGGAAGAGAACGCTCGAGACAGAAGCACAAGATGAATtgccaaatacaagagaatacagcCAGGCGAGCGAGTCAATTCTCAAGTGGGAAGTGGTAGTTACATCTCGTCTCCTTTCGTCAGGAAGGATT AATATCCCGAAAAGATTAATGTGTTTGGATCAGTTCTCGAGGGAGAAAGGTGAGGTTATCGTGACTGACCGTAGAGGAAGAAAATGGCCGATCCGGCTCACCCACAGGACTGAGAGTGGGTTAGGGAGAGGATGGCGTTTGCTGGCTCAGGAGAACAACGTAGAAGAAGGTGATGTCTGCATCTTTGAGTTTGTCTCTGATAAATTAATCCGAGTCCAGGTCGAGAAAAAACGCTAG